In Brassica napus cultivar Da-Ae chromosome C2, Da-Ae, whole genome shotgun sequence, the sequence TCTCTACCTATAACTGTTCAAATGataacttaattttatattgcTCTTTCTTGTTGTTGTTAGAGGAAATGTATGTTATGTCTGCAAAGAACAAACGTGTTTCGAATCAGATTTTGGGAGGGTACAAGATCCAGGATAAGTTAAGTCGATTTGAGGAGCTTAACAATGCTTCTCTTCCTTATCTTGGTGTTATCTCTCTTGGAGTTTCATCTGACTTGGGATTAGTACTACCCAGTAAGAACACTCGTCTCTCTTGCTCAATACATTTAGATGGACATTTTTTAACATTGCTTGTTTCATTTGCTTCCTCTGTTCCAGATTTGAAGCTGCTGGACTTAACTGGAAACTTGATTTCTGTATGGGAGGTACTATTCTGTGACATTGCTATAAAATAATGTGATAGACACCACTATATATGATCTCTATCAAGATGTTAGTTTATTGAAGAATACTAACAAAACTCCTACTACGGTAATTCGAGAAAACACTCCTCGTTTATTAAAAGAAACGACAACTCCTTTCTTGATCTCTAATGGATGATCTTTATTGAAAtcaaatcaatactattaaaacaggatCATGACCTACTAATAAATGTTGTGTccaactaattattttataactgcATATAAATGATTATCTTAATAAATACttcaatcaatatatatttcattacatTTCTTACTGCTTTTTAATACTATCATCGACTTTATTTCCACAAAAGGTGGAATCCACTTCTCTGGAAGTTATTATATATGGCACCAATTATGATttgaaataaagataaaatatatacattaagaAGTTGTTTAAATATGGCGACAGTTTAATGTTAATGGAAAGGTGAAGGTTAACTAAAGTTATTATATATGACAACAATTTGATGTTTTTACTATTAAGATTATCTACGGGTTATTTTATGAAACATACAAAATGATtatcaaatacaaaatatcGCAACAAATTTCGAATTTAAGTATATTTATGTGTTTAttagtaataattaaaaaaaattaacacaaatatgattacaaaaaaatacaaatatcattacaaaaaaaatataaatatgaaaattaaaattttaaaaataaagtaaaagaaaaaatatacccgccttGGTAAGCAAGTATTACATAAAGGAAGTTATGGAAATAACGAAACTAACAATAGGCAAAAGTGAAAGTAAATATTCTAAAAGATGTTCTTTTACTACAGATTatgattgatcatttgtttcTGGCTTTCAGGAAATGGGTGCTCTTTGACTTTGTGAACAGTTACCAGCCCTTACCACCCTTAACTTGTCTTGCAATTCTTTGTCAAGTGAATTTAATTCTCTGCCGGAGTTAAAACATATTCGTGTTTTGGTTGATTGGTTCTCAATAATACTGGTCTGACCTGGACTCAGGTGATATATATCACTCTTTTAACCTGACCTGTCACTTTCTCTCATGAGCTGTTTGAGCACCATtgccagttttttttttaacttttatggCTCTTACCATAATGGCGCGGGTTGAAAATCTTAGGAACAAGTGCCTGCAAATATGTTCAACATATTGGCTACCTTTAGTTGCTCTTTAATATCTGAATATATATATCGGTTTATGCTCAGGTCAGAGCTCGTGAGAAGATGGAGTCTGAAATCCGGTAAACCGTCAGGACTTTGATTTGTATGATTTTGGATGATCTCAGGTATGTCCCGTATGGTGATGTCAAAGTTGAATGACAAGCCTGAGGAGATTGAGCTGCTCCACCAGGACCACCCTAGGTACATTTTGCAAAACTATATATCTTCTTCAGTCTAATCTTTCACAACCAAAATAGTATTATGTTGGTTTCCGAATCCTGTTTTCTTCTATTCATGCAAGTTTctaccagaaaaaaaaagtagatgtAATAGAGTCTCCCCTGCTTGAGATTACAGGTTTAAAGAAACTTGATGTTGAAAGAGCATCAGCTGAGAACCCCCTCCCGAAAGAATATAGCGTCTGGACTTATCTGTATGTCTATATAAAACGTGTCTTATCTATGGTTAATTGATTCTATAGAAGCTATGGTTACTACATGTGCAGCCATTACTCTCAAATGCGTTGGTCCATCGATGGGGGAAAAGCCTCCATTGACAGACAAGTTACAAGCAAGTGTAacatataaagtataaaacTTGAAAAGCGAAAATATTATCTTAAGAGAGCTCCATTATCTTGGTTCCTTTTCTGCTACTTTCTTCACCCAAAGAGCTCATCTTATCATCTTCGTCGTGGTCACCATCACTCTCATCGCTGCTTGAATCTCCTCTACTTCCATTAGCCACACCATTACCGGCAATAGCTGCTTCAGCCGCACTGACTGCTTCAGGCGTGTTGAGATCAGCAACACCGAGCATCAAATCCATCTCGATAACTTGAGATTCGTTCCCCGTAAGTGCTTCGATATCAAAAGCCTCAGAGTTTCCttcctctgtttcttgctcCAGCTTTTTGTTAGCTTCCGCCATGATCCCCAGAAAGCCTTTAACTTTGTCGAGAAACTCGCTTTTGGGAACTGGAGCTGTCGTTGGCTTCGATGGAGGAGCCTCCCTCTTCTTCTCCTTACGGATCAAAAGTGCTGAATCAATagcagaggaggaagaagaagacggatTCTTGTGTTCCAATTCAAGTAAGTCTCTGCAAGTTCCCTTCCCTTCCATGATGTTCGAAgctttggagaagaagagaagtgtACCTAGAAAAAGAGTTTGCGTCGGTGGAGCTTGATGTCGCCTGTGAAATCGCCGCTATTAGCTTTAGGGTTTTGGTACTCGCAGTCGCGGCTTTATCTTTTATAGCAATgtttattcaaaaattaaaaggaaaaatcTTATAACAGTaaaattttttaacttttattttaaaaggaCAAAATGGGAACATCGACGGGTCAGACTTTGGCTTTACCGGTTGATAGCCGGAGCTCCGATCATCGTCCTCCTCTATTGGGAGATGATGACAAGTCAAGTGTATCTCGTATCTCTTTTTTGGGAGATTTGAATCGGTTTCACCATTTCAAAGATTCTTGCTGCTCCTGTAACTACTGATAACCGCCGACAATAATAAGGTTACTTCCATCTCAAGTTATGGACAAGGACTGGTttagcaaataaataaaaatattaaaaacgagtgagagaagaaagaaatataaaaaagactATTGCTGTTTGTTGCaattaaggaaaataaaaatcaatcaGACGAGGAGGTGGGGTggggaggaggaagaagacgatCTGATCTTCGATCCAGACTTCTGCTTCAATCCTCCATCGTCTTCCTCCTCGATCCCAACTAGATCTCTCCTCTGCAACAACATTCACGGAGAAACTGTCAAAATCCGTTAGAAAATGTCGATCAACATGAAAACCTTCACCGAAGCTCTGGCCAGAACCGCCGCCGTGATCGAGAAGACGGTTCACACCACAGTCCAGGAAGTCACGGGACCCAAGCCTCTCCAGGACTACGAGCTCCTCCACCAGATCGGCTCCGCCGGCCCCGGCCTCGCCTGGAAGCTCTACGCAGCCAAGGCGCGCGACGCCACGCGATCGCAGCAGTACCCGACGGTCTGCGTGTGGATGCTTGACAAGCGCGCTTTATCAGAGGCTCGTCTCCGAGCGGGGCTGTCTAAGGCGGCGGAAGACGCGTTTCTTGATCTGATCCGTGGGGATGCGGGGAAGCTGGTGAGGTTGAGGCATCCAGGTGTGGTGCACGTGGTGCAGGCGCTCGATGAGAACAAGAATGCTATGGCTTTGGTTACTGAACCGCTCTTTGCCTCCGTGGCTAACGCGCTTGGGAATGTGGAGAATGTGGCTGATGTGCCCAAAGATCTCAAGTCAATGGTGAGCTTTCTTGTCCTCTCTTAGTATATATCCGTTCTTGTTGTGTAGAAACTCGCGAATCAAACTCAGAAGAAAGCTAGAAAACTTATCCGTTCTCTTAGTAATgctgatttgttttgtttattatttgcTATGATTGTGTAGGAGATGAGCTTGTTAGAGGTGAAGCATGGTCTGCTCCAGATTTCTGAGACACTGAACTTTCTCCACAGTAACGCTCAACTCATCCATCGAGCCATATCTCCCGAggttaaattttcaattttttacttGCTTTCTAAGTTGTATGTATATGTTTAGTTAACATGTGGATTTTGTAACTTCCTTGCAGAATGTTCTCATTACTTCAGCTGGTTCCTGGAAGCTTGCCGGGTTTGGCTTTGCTATTTCGACAGCACAAGCTGGGAATTTAGATAACATGCAGTCATTCCACTATTCTGTGAGTTTAAACTTTTAAATGTTACTAGACTGCTTTCCtttattcaaatataacaagCGAAATAAGATGGTTTTCTTTTGATGTGGACCGTGCAGGAGTATGATGTCGAGGATTCAATACTGCCGGTCCAGCCATCCCTAAATTACACTGCACCTGAACTGGTGCGCAGCAAAAGTCCTTCAGCTGGAGCTTCTTCAGACATTTTCAGTTTTGGATGCCTTGCCTATCATTTGGTTGCTCGAAAACCGTTGTTAGATTGCAATAACAATGTTAAGATGGTAACTCTCAAAACCCTGGTTTTGACTTATTGTCTCATGCTTTATATCTTAGGAGTAGTTTTAGTCATCCACTAGAATAGTAATATTTCTTTGGATTTCACATGGTTAATGATGATTATTCTTGAAATATTTTGCAGTATCTCAACACGTTGAACTATATAACAATTGAATCATTCTCATCTATACCTTCGGACTTGGTATCGGATTTGCAAAGAATGCTATCAATGAACGAAACCTTTAGACCAACAGCAGTAGACTTCACAGGTAAGAGGGCATACTCTTGATGAGGTTTCTTGATTTTTTCAGCTTCTTACTTACATCTTTGCCTTTAACTGTCACTCTGCAGGATCTAGTTTTTTCCGAAGCGACGCTAGGTTACGTGCTCTCCGTTTCCTTGACCACATGCTTGTACGTGTATACACTTTCAATCTTTGTTTCGACTGGCTGTATGTATCTCCACATGTGTTAACCTTTTCGGaacacttttatttttttatgtcagGAAAGAGACAACATGCAGAAGTCCGAGTTCTTAAAAGCATTATCAGATATGTGGAAGGATTTTGATTCCCGCGTATTACGGTATAAGGTAGTCACTTTACTGACTTATTTTGCTGACTtgatagaaaaatatttgattcaaCAACTAAGCGAAGCAGAATTTATCACGCATTGTAGGTGCTTCCACCTCTTTGTGCTGAGCTTCGGAATTTGGTTTTGCAACCAATCATCTTGCCAATGGTTCTAACCATAGCACAGTCTCAGGTAACTTTAAATTTGATAATCAGTCTCCCATGTGTTTCTTCACTAGATTGTTGTTGATATATAGATCTCAGTGGTTTCTAGATAAAACTAGTTTTCCTTATTATTTACTCTACTTGTATCTGAGCCGAGCAAAGGTTCTCCTTAACTTTTGTAGTTGTAACAAATGGTGTATGTTGTTAGATAATTCATTGTTATTTCTCAACCTGTAACTTTGTACAAAACTTTGAAGTTTCCGTGACCAACCTGATAATTACATTTACAGGATAGGAATGACTTTGAGTTGATAACACTGCCCGCTCTTGTTCCTCTTCTGAGTACTGCTTCTGGAGATACATTACTGCTGCTTGTAAAGCATGCAGAGCTTATTATTAACAAGGTAAAGTTGATCAATGTGTATGAGTCACTGCATTAAGTTTTTCTCACCTTGCACATGTTTATTTATGCTTAAGATCTTCTGATTGGATACAGTAGGACATTATAATTAGTGTAAAAGATTTCTTTTATTCTGTCATAAACTGAGACATACAGGGCCTCAATTTCTCTATTTAGACACATCTTTTATTTATGGTAATTTGGTTGAAAGCTTCCATATTGATGTTAGATTGGCTTATCTATGTTTCTGAATACCAGTTGTAAATATGCATTGAAatcactttttcttttctattgcATACAGGTTAAGATCCTTGCTTGGCTTATATTTTTGTGTAATTTTTCAGACTGATAGCGAGCATCTTGTATCGCATGTTCTCCCTTTGCTTCTCCGAGCCTACAATGATAACGATGTCCGCATACAGGAGGAAGTTCTTAAAAGATCAACATCTGTTGCTAAGCAACTCGATGGTCAGGTAATGCTCAATGCTTTCTTCTTATGTTTAATTATAAGAATCTTTCTGTCCAGAAGGGTAGATTCAATTTCAATCTCTGGCTTGCACATAGATAGTGTCAAGCAATTTCTATTagttattttatctttttttttctctcgtcTTGCAGGTTGTGAAGCAAGCAATTTTACCTCGCGTCCATGGCTTGGCTCTCAAAACCACAGTTGCTGCGGTATGTTATTGacctatttaatttaatatcagTGTCCTTCGATAGCTGAAAATAAGAAAGTGAAAACTTAGTAAGCAGATTCCATCATCCTATGTAAAAATTGATTGGAGTGTACTTGTCGCACAGGTCAGAGTAAATGCTTTGCTCTGCTTAGCAGAGCTGGTTCAAACGCTTGATAAACCCGCTGTTATTGAAATTCTGCAAACAATCCAGCGGTGTACTGCTGTTGATCGTTCTGCACCTACCCTTATGTGTACCCTTGCTGTCGCCAACGCAATTCTGAAACAGGTACGAAACAGGCTCAAATTTCACGTTAACATATGAaatttgaacctcttgaatacTGCGATAGCatcactctttctttctctgtcATTGTTCTCTAGTATGGAGTTGAATTCACAGCGGAACATGTGCTTACGCTGATGATGCCTCTTCTCACTGCCCAACAACTAAACGTCCAGCAGTTTGCCAAATATATGCTATTTGTCAAGGATATTCTCAGGCATGCATTACTGTTCTGAATTCTTTTCACGTCCTTAACATTGCCATAGTGTTGCTGTCTTTCTTATGATCTGGTTGTGTCTCTTGGAACAGAAAAATAGAGGAAAAGAGAGGAGTTACAGTAAATGATTCTGGAACCTCAGAGGTGAAGCCGCATTCTGTTGCCAATGGAGTCCAGTTTCAATCATCAGCCCAAACACCAGAGAAGGTTGCTTCTGCAGCCAAGAGCAGTCCCGCTTGGGATGAAGATTGGGTTTCTCCGAGCAAAGCTTCTGCTGCAGGAAACCCTGCGTCTTTTCATCACGTCACAAACAATCAGTTCAACAAATCCTCAACACAGCTATCTACCATGTCTACTTTGCCAAACAAGGCAACAGCGCCAACCACATGCCCTCCAGTGGACATTGAATGGCCTCCAAGACAATCATCAAGCCTCACTGCTGCAGCAATAGCTGATGAGACACAGCTGAACACAGGAGCGTCATCTACTCCTGGTTTTGATGAATTAGATCCTTTTGCTAATTGGCCTCCACGTCCAAACAACAGTGTTTCTGTTGCTTCTACCGGTCTCAACAATGGCACatctggtttcaacaacaaTTTACCAGCTAGCAATGATAATTGGGCATTCAGTAGTGCCTCATTGTCTTCCCTGAAACCACCTCAGCAAGGGAGTTCTGCAAGTAATCAGGATCCAATAAACACTTTTGGGTTACCTAAACAGAGCCAAGGAATGTCATCTTTCAACGGTGGTTCGTACAATAACCAAAAGCCAGCAGACATCAGCTCCATATTCGGTTCAAGCAAAATCGGGCAGCCTGCAATGAAACTCGCGCCACCACCTTCGACAGCGATGGgaagaggaaggggaagagGTAGAGGCGGCACCGGCTCTTCTACCGCAAAGGCCAATGGCTCACAACCGTCTCTATTGGATCTACTATGACCAAATGCTCTCGTGGGTTGGTGTTTGGTCGTTTATAGTGAAGACAAGCATATACACATGGAGATGTTATGTAAACATCTTTCGAGATTAGTTATTCCACGTATAAATTTTACTACAACTTCAGGTTGTTTCCGTCTCTCTGTAACTGTATAAGGTTTTTTTGTTCTGTTAATTTTCTCGCTCGCACCGTTGCTTCATTGGCCATACTGCTTTTACACTATGTTCATGTATACGGGTTTTCTTTTCTGGCGGCAGTTAAATATACAATGAGTTTTACATACGGAATGAatctctatttttcttttaaaattttttaaatggttATGGACTTATGGGTAAATGTTAGTATGATTGACGTGTGGGGGAAGGAAGtgtgaaaagaagaaaaataagtttataCGCACCAGTTAAACAGAACTGGATATAGTAAGTTTTGTatttaagagaagaagactttTTATTGGGCTGTGTAGCCAAGATTTATATGTACTATCAAATACCAACAAAAGGGTCTATTTACAAAGTCATTACATAAAAAGTtacaaacaaatacaaactaatcaaaaataataataagcgCTCTGTGCGGGGCGAGTAGATTTAaaagtattataatttttaatatatagacataataaaagttaaagtcatagtaagaaaaatatatgtaagaaaGTACGGGTTATagctaaaaattttaatatgtcaatataaatttatatgcgatggactttaaaattaaattgtttatttgtttgcataaaggtaaattataaatataagattaaatgaaacataagcaatagtctaataaaatataaaaggaacaatgtatcagaaaacaaaagaaaatgaaaaatagagacaaaatAACTGCTGTCAATAATGTGTTCAAAAGTCTTCGTTTGCAATCCTATTATGAGCAATAGCAAAAAGATCATCTTgagaaattaaaaacattatttaacaaaatatgtgAATGCATGTATTACATTAATCGTAAAACATCAATTTCTGGAACACTAGTGGGGTCGAAGACAATTTTGGAAAACCCATCAATGTTAGTAACCTTCTTAAGTCGGCCTTATCATGAAAGATGAAAAATATTAGCaagatatacatataatatcagcTTCAAAAGATTTATTATATACAATAAATACAATAGATTACTTTGTCCCTAATTAATTTGCCAGTAAAACACATAATACTATGTCTGCATCTATAGAATTCCATAAATCATTGAAAACATGAGCAAGTGCACCATAAGCGACACACTTAACGACGACgttactgtaaaaaaaaaagggatcaAACCATGTGATACTATACAAGTTCTGGTCACACAAACTTTATTTCACAAATATTCTCCGATCGATTAAGGTAAGTATTTCAATTCTTCGAATTTTGTTTCCTTGAATACGTTAACAttctcatttttcttttctataatatattCGATCCCGTGATTAATTCAATTGTGTTTCCTTTTAAATTTGAAGCATTAAGTTTTGGGAATAAAAAAAGGGATTTTCGATGACTTGAATCTAAAAGATCATAAAACGATTTGAAGCTCATATTAGTTTTTCAAAACATTATGATAAACATGGTTTACTTGTTGCAAGATTAGATATGAACAGCAATACatgttatgatattttattacaaatcgGCATATCAAGCTAAAATAACCAATTCAAACCGTAAAGAACTTAGTTGTACGAAGTTTAAAGAATCAATTATTTACTCAAGCGTAAATGACTTAAAACACATATTTTATTGCCTTATTTAAATGAACCACTTCCAAGTTTTTGAACAAACAATAAAGTCTATCTTTGAATGGTAATAATATGTTGCCTTAGTTAAATccccgttttttttttaaatccgaaTATAATGTTGATCGAAAATCTTATAGTATAATGTAATGACCAGTGGCATTTGTTTGTAATTATTCTAGTTGAGAAAGggcttttaaaaaaatgaggTGAGAGTGCATGTGGTGATGACAACTAGGAAATGACACACATTTAATAAACACACGAAGCCAAGgttattttttatcaatgttcctcaaataataaaaaagggaTACAAACGAGTCTTTTAGAGGTTGCACTGCACATCTATCTTGAAGTCCAGTGGTTCACAAGCCATCTTTATTGGACTTATCGTGACCAAGGCTCTAATTGTGATTACTCAAGGTTGGTGTTTGGTCGTGTAGCGAAGACTGGGATTCTGTCATGCAGGGTAAACATGTCCTAGGATTAGGTTCTTCCACCATATCAACTTTACTACAGCTTCAGATTTTTTCGTCTTTTTTATTATCTTGGAGTATTCTAGTCTTATGGAAGAATTCAAAGTAATCTCCAACAGTGGCGGAGGCAGGAAAAATGTTCACCAGGGTCATAATATCTTTTTGCTTAAAGTACATAAgctattgaaaaataaaaatatcacattaCACTGAATCTCAAAGATGTACTCCACGCTCAAACCATCATTCTGTTTTTGTGCGAAGGGTATATCCTATATGtaaaaatttgatgtttcatCATTTGAAATTATAGAACATAACAATTTTAGTGTAAAATGATCTAGAAACCGAAGAAAAAAGCCAAAATAAGAACTACTCTTAAGATCTTTTACCatttataaaagtataataCTATATTTATACTTGGTAGTAGAAGAAAGCTTAAATTAATTattgcaaaataaaatatttattacctttgttgtaaaatttattacctctgttgcaatggacaacgaGATTCAGAAAGAAAGGATAAGAAGAAAACTAAACGTCTAAATGACTGACTAATCattaggggtgggcaaaaaaaccgaaccgaaccgatcgaACCGAACCGACCGAACCGAAACTGAttcgaaccaaaccaaagtccATTTCAAATCATTCGGTTGAAGATTTTCCCAACCCGAACGGTTcagttcagttcggtttaaaccgaaccgaaccgataaacCGAAGtgtttttatagttatttaaattaaaaatattagtaataacaAGATATTCAAATCCTAAGATTAAGCCCACGTAATTTTCTTTTGCACGAAAGAAATcctaatataatttgatttccATGACACTTCGTCTaacttttgtaatattcgtCATTAAGCCCACATAATTTccatcttaattttttttcaatagcgtatacttttaaaccctaaaattaaaacctaaaccaagtctaattaaaaacaaaagttctCCGCAGCGTCTCTTTTCTGCGTCTCCTACTCTCTTTCCTGCCTATTTTTCCTTTTGGTGGTGTCAATTCTAATAACTTCTGGTGAGATTTTTAATATCAAGTTCTAAgaatttgttacatatatttatacaactgaaaagtgaaaacatcAAACTATTCTTTTAGCTTAtgtattacatatatttattatgacCAACGCGATTATTTCATGACAACCATACATTTATGTTAACATGATTTCTTGTACAATAAATAAACTAAGAGAAATTCgattaaaccgaaccaaaccgaaatacaACCCGAATCGaatacaaaccaaaccgaatataaaccgaaccgaacataACCGAACTGAAATCGATCTaaaccaaactaactatggtttaCTTCAGCTGGAAAAATTctagaaccgaactaaccaaaccgaaccgaactcgaacagaaccgataaaataaccgaagtgcccacccctactaatCATAATTAGAGGTCATTGAAATATATTAATAGTTgggtttaatttaattagtgGGCTTGATTTGTTGTAATTCTGTATGTAAAATTTAATGGGCTGCAAATTAATTAATGTTGTCATTGGATTATGATCCATAAATAATTTGGACTAGGGTCAAAAACATTTTAACGGGGTCAATAAATATTTTGGACGAGGGTCATTTTAAAATTCTCAATAAAAACCTTAAGAGCATTGTTATCCACGGTTTCTTAGTATTTTAAGAAACAGTTTATTAACTTTTTAGTTGAAAATTAAGatgaaaattaagaaacagtttcttatatttttctaagaatctAGTCCTAAGAAACCgtggataatgatgctctaatgtTTTCATAATTTCATGTGGGTCATCTGACCACTGTGGCAATGAATTGCCTCCGCCACTGATCTTGTAGTCATGGATAAACTTTTTTTCCAGGTTAACAACAAAAGCAAACATACATATCCATGTGGGTTTCCAGAAGTAATGTAACTTGGTTTCGCATAGCAGATAGATCAAATCTACTAAAGCTTCAGGTTTTCAAGTTGTTTATATCTTTGTTGTTTTCCATTGTTATATTTATCTTACAGCCGCTATGCTATTTTCCTCTATATGTTTTTTGTTAACAGTTGCTGGatacttcataaatataaagtttataaatcTTTTAAACTCAGTATAAACACGAAGAAGAAGACGTTGGACAACATACAATTTACAAATGCTTAGAGCAACTGCAGCATATGAGATTAACGACCACTTATGGTGTTTTTCTTGGACCAAATTTTATGATAGTATGAAGTGAAGATATGTCCGATCACCAATCCACAAAACACACCAGGTCCATAGGCTATTGCAGCTGCTACCCAGCTGAACAATTCTTCCTCCGGCTCTGACAGTTTCTCAGGTTGCTGTGATGTAGGAGGTGAGACTTGGATTTTTCCACAGATTTCTTCGAGGCCGAAGAGTCTATCGTTATCCGAGAAGGAAGAACAGTTTTGCCTTTGAAACTGTGTGCCTCGTGGCACTAGACCTTTGAGAAGGTTGCTTGAGAAGTTCATGTATGACAGAGAGGAGAGTTCACCAAGATCTTGAGGGATTTGACCTGACAGCTTATTACGCGATAGGTCTAGTGTCTCCAGCTTTGTCAGATTTGCCAAGGATCGTGGGATATGGCTTGTGAAGGCATTACCTGACAAGTTGAGAAGATGCAGTTCTTTCAAGAAAGACAAAGATTCAGGGATTTTGCCATAAATTTTGTTTCCAGAGATATCAATGGCTCTGAAGTCTTGTTGGATCCGCTCAAAGCTCAGCTCCACTCCTTTACTCACCATTACCATCGAGTTACGATAAAAGACTGAGTCATTGATGATATCTGCCATGTAtggatcatcttcttccctCAATATGGTCATTCCACGCCAGCTGGAAAAACAATAAGGAAGGAGGGTTCCGGTGAAGTCATTGTGTGAAATATCGATGATTCTTAGACTCTGAAACCCAACGAACACATGGTGATGATGCAACGTCCCATGGAATTCATTTGATCTCAGGATGAGAACATGTAATGACGGTAGAGACCCCAACCATGATGGAAACACGTCCTTGATTCTGTTGCTTTCCATGTTCACAAGTTGCAAAGCTTTGCAGTTGATCAAAGACTTTGGAAGATTTCCCTCGAGCTGGTTACGGCTGACGTCTAGTGATCGTA encodes:
- the LOC106452471 gene encoding SCY1-like protein 2 A, with amino-acid sequence MSINMKTFTEALARTAAVIEKTVHTTVQEVTGPKPLQDYELLHQIGSAGPGLAWKLYAAKARDATRSQQYPTVCVWMLDKRALSEARLRAGLSKAAEDAFLDLIRGDAGKLVRLRHPGVVHVVQALDENKNAMALVTEPLFASVANALGNVENVADVPKDLKSMEMSLLEVKHGLLQISETLNFLHSNAQLIHRAISPENVLITSAGSWKLAGFGFAISTAQAGNLDNMQSFHYSEYDVEDSILPVQPSLNYTAPELVRSKSPSAGASSDIFSFGCLAYHLVARKPLLDCNNNVKMYLNTLNYITIESFSSIPSDLVSDLQRMLSMNETFRPTAVDFTGSSFFRSDARLRALRFLDHMLERDNMQKSEFLKALSDMWKDFDSRVLRYKVLPPLCAELRNLVLQPIILPMVLTIAQSQDRNDFELITLPALVPLLSTASGDTLLLLVKHAELIINKTDSEHLVSHVLPLLLRAYNDNDVRIQEEVLKRSTSVAKQLDGQVVKQAILPRVHGLALKTTVAAVRVNALLCLAELVQTLDKPAVIEILQTIQRCTAVDRSAPTLMCTLAVANAILKQYGVEFTAEHVLTLMMPLLTAQQLNVQQFAKYMLFVKDILRKIEEKRGVTVNDSGTSEVKPHSVANGVQFQSSAQTPEKVASAAKSSPAWDEDWVSPSKASAAGNPASFHHVTNNQFNKSSTQLSTMSTLPNKATAPTTCPPVDIEWPPRQSSSLTAAAIADETQLNTGASSTPGFDELDPFANWPPRPNNSVSVASTGLNNGTSGFNNNLPASNDNWAFSSASLSSLKPPQQGSSASNQDPINTFGLPKQSQGMSSFNGGSYNNQKPADISSIFGSSKIGQPAMKLAPPPSTAMGRGRGRGRGGTGSSTAKANGSQPSLLDLL
- the LOC106345486 gene encoding NOP protein chaperone 1-like, which produces MIGAPAINRRHQAPPTQTLFLGTLLFFSKASNIMEGKGTCRDLLELEHKNPSSSSSSAIDSALLIRKEKKREAPPSKPTTAPVPKSEFLDKVKGFLGIMAEANKKLEQETEEGNSEAFDIEALTGNESQVIEMDLMLGVADLNTPEAVSAAEAAIAGNGVANGSRGDSSSDESDGDHDEDDKMSSLGEESSRKGTKIMELS